The following proteins are encoded in a genomic region of Aerococcaceae bacterium DSM 111021:
- a CDS encoding LPXTG cell wall anchor domain-containing protein has translation MKKSLIKLVAVSSAALALGGVLAPVASVTVEAAPSGQSSEFNQKLLADALADYQAAYDALYGPGRDGSGAIGNLKTAEADRAAKIKALADAQANYDKLVAELASANAELTDAKAAEEAADRALITVTAEYNAEKAAIEEALKYNADTLAKYDSEEAQGHAAVDATKAELVAAENNAQVAYDSAVAVNAGIVVPATDAVNYEEVKAQKDAAELAEFNAASVLADAVAANAAYDVAAEKAAVTAAVEAKKAKLDDVVDNTNNLDGEYFAEDNGLITQAKAKLDAATARREKAQAEVSRLDVEVATALTALNTAKTAKLQADGSVFALQAEVNNQHAKLVTAVVTIQRAAGNENIRYADIADRFSGVQQDLFEELYGKSSEELEAEGKAYADSAQTAKENLENLKDGNPDFIDPDYTDVDTDGEGNEVTPPVEETPGEETPGEDDNNNGGSNNGNGSNNGGSNNGSGQAELPETGESSSYAIFGAAALAVLAGVGLVAPSFKKEN, from the coding sequence ATGAAAAAATCATTAATTAAATTAGTAGCAGTTTCATCTGCAGCATTAGCATTAGGTGGAGTATTAGCACCAGTAGCATCAGTAACAGTTGAAGCAGCTCCATCAGGACAATCTTCAGAATTTAACCAAAAATTATTAGCAGATGCATTAGCTGATTACCAAGCAGCTTACGATGCTTTATACGGACCAGGCCGTGACGGATCTGGAGCAATTGGAAACCTAAAAACAGCAGAAGCTGATCGCGCTGCAAAAATTAAAGCTTTAGCAGATGCTCAAGCAAACTATGACAAATTAGTTGCTGAACTAGCTTCAGCAAACGCTGAATTAACTGATGCTAAAGCAGCTGAAGAAGCAGCTGACCGTGCATTAATTACTGTTACAGCAGAATACAATGCTGAAAAAGCAGCAATTGAAGAAGCATTAAAATACAATGCTGACACATTAGCTAAATATGACAGTGAAGAAGCTCAAGGTCATGCAGCAGTAGACGCTACAAAAGCTGAATTAGTAGCAGCAGAGAACAACGCACAAGTTGCATATGATTCTGCAGTTGCAGTTAACGCTGGTATCGTAGTACCTGCTACAGACGCAGTAAATTATGAAGAAGTTAAAGCTCAAAAAGACGCAGCTGAATTAGCAGAATTTAATGCAGCATCTGTTCTTGCAGACGCAGTAGCAGCAAACGCAGCATATGATGTTGCAGCAGAAAAAGCAGCAGTTACAGCAGCAGTAGAAGCTAAAAAAGCTAAGTTAGATGACGTTGTAGACAACACTAACAACTTAGACGGAGAGTACTTCGCTGAAGATAACGGTCTAATTACTCAAGCAAAAGCTAAATTAGATGCAGCAACAGCTCGTCGTGAAAAAGCTCAAGCAGAAGTTTCTCGTTTAGATGTTGAAGTTGCAACAGCACTTACAGCATTAAACACTGCTAAAACAGCTAAATTACAAGCTGATGGTTCAGTATTTGCTTTACAAGCAGAAGTTAACAATCAACACGCTAAATTAGTAACAGCAGTTGTTACTATCCAACGTGCTGCTGGAAACGAAAACATTCGTTATGCTGATATCGCAGACCGCTTCAGTGGAGTTCAACAAGACCTATTTGAAGAATTATACGGTAAATCAAGTGAAGAATTAGAAGCAGAAGGTAAAGCTTATGCTGATAGTGCTCAAACAGCTAAAGAAAACTTAGAAAACCTTAAAGATGGTAACCCAGACTTTATCGACCCAGATTACACTGATGTTGATACTGATGGAGAAGGTAACGAAGTAACTCCTCCAGTTGAGGAAACTCCAGGAGAAGAAACTCCAGGTGAAGATGACAACAACAACGGTGGATCTAACAACGGAAACGGATCTAACAACGGTGGATCTAACAACGGTTCTGGACAAGCAGAATTACCAGAAACTGGTGAGTCTTCATCATACGCAATCTTTGGAGCTGCTGCATTAGCTGTATTAGCTGGTGTTGGTTTAGTAGCACCTTCATTCAAAAAAGAAAACTAA
- a CDS encoding FAD-dependent oxidoreductase, producing the protein MKVVIIGANHAGIAAANVLLDEYKNNEVVLIEKNDNISYVGAGTALWIAREVEDCNDLFYAKSGDFENKGARIMMETSVDNVDYANKVVHAVRKNGEKIEESYDKLILATGSKPIEPNVPGKDLDGIHFLKLFQEGQAVDAELNKDEVQRVAVIGAGYIGVEVAEAIQRRGKQVLLFDAMSTSLSNYYDEEFAELMDKNLADNGIDLKFGELAEAYEGQNGRVSAIKTNKGHYDIDLVVNAIGFRPNNDLGQGHLELFANGAYLVDRHQQTSDPDVYAVGDCATVYSNALQDTAYIALASNAVRSGIVGGHNVAGTDLEHVGVQGSNGISIFGLNLVSTGYSVKACERFGIDVDYVEHEDVQKSEYMSGNEPVKIRIVFEKGSRRIVGAQIASRYDMSATIHMFSLAIQEKVTIDTLKLTDIFFLPHFNKPYNYITTAALKAK; encoded by the coding sequence ATGAAAGTTGTAATTATTGGAGCAAATCACGCAGGTATCGCAGCAGCAAATGTTTTATTAGATGAGTATAAAAATAATGAAGTCGTATTAATCGAAAAAAACGATAATATTAGTTATGTTGGAGCAGGGACTGCATTATGGATTGCCCGTGAAGTAGAAGACTGTAATGACTTATTCTATGCTAAAAGTGGAGATTTTGAAAACAAAGGTGCGCGTATCATGATGGAAACATCTGTTGATAATGTGGATTACGCTAATAAAGTTGTTCACGCTGTAAGAAAAAATGGCGAAAAGATTGAAGAATCGTATGACAAATTAATCCTAGCTACAGGTTCAAAACCAATTGAGCCGAATGTACCTGGTAAGGACTTAGATGGAATTCACTTCTTGAAATTATTCCAAGAAGGACAAGCAGTAGATGCAGAGTTAAATAAAGATGAAGTACAAAGAGTTGCTGTAATTGGTGCTGGTTACATTGGTGTTGAGGTTGCAGAAGCGATCCAACGTCGTGGTAAACAAGTATTATTATTTGATGCAATGTCTACTTCTTTATCTAATTACTATGACGAAGAATTTGCAGAATTAATGGACAAAAACTTAGCGGATAACGGTATAGACTTAAAGTTCGGCGAATTAGCTGAAGCTTATGAAGGTCAAAACGGACGTGTTAGCGCAATTAAAACAAATAAAGGTCATTACGACATTGATTTAGTTGTGAATGCGATTGGCTTCCGACCTAATAATGATTTAGGACAAGGTCACTTAGAATTATTCGCTAACGGTGCATACTTAGTAGATCGTCATCAACAAACAAGTGATCCAGATGTATATGCAGTAGGTGACTGTGCAACAGTTTACTCGAACGCTTTACAAGACACTGCTTATATTGCTTTAGCTAGTAACGCTGTTCGTTCAGGAATCGTTGGTGGACATAATGTTGCTGGTACTGACTTAGAACACGTTGGAGTTCAAGGGTCAAATGGTATCTCAATCTTTGGCTTAAACTTAGTTTCTACAGGCTACTCTGTGAAAGCATGTGAACGTTTCGGTATCGACGTTGATTACGTTGAGCATGAAGATGTTCAAAAATCTGAATACATGAGTGGAAACGAACCAGTGAAGATCCGTATCGTATTCGAAAAAGGATCGCGTCGTATTGTTGGAGCACAAATTGCTTCTCGTTATGATATGTCAGCAACAATTCACATGTTCTCATTAGCTATTCAAGAAAAAGTGACTATTGATACATTGAAGTTAACTGATATTTTCTTCTTACCTCACTTTAACAAGCCTTACAACTATATTACTACGGCTGCTTTAAAAGCTAAATAA
- the coaBC gene encoding bifunctional phosphopantothenoylcysteine decarboxylase/phosphopantothenate--cysteine ligase CoaBC gives MLNQVNIGLFITGGIASYKMGELARQLIKKGANVRVVMSKSAQEFITPLTLQTLTKHTVLTDTFDEHDPTSIQHIQIADWLDVALVAPATANIIGKMANGISDDAVSSTLMAVNKLRVIVPAMNTKMYENPATQANIKRLESFGYYVMEPETGFLAEGYTGKGRMPSVEDIVEMVEYQYMRTSLPQWLQGMKVVVTAGGTVERIDPVRYISNDSSGQMGYAMARAASYYGADVTLISTKPNLKVPLNVNAVYVDSAIAMQVQVNKYFGDTNYVVMSAAVSDYRVVNQADQKIKKEAGSDNSLQLDLAENPDILATLGKEKDQQVLIGFAAETQNLFEYASGKLKNKKADWIIANDVSDKGIGFNSSHNEVLVIGADGTYEEISVRSKLKVALEIWRIVLDPGFTTD, from the coding sequence ATGCTTAACCAAGTAAACATAGGATTATTTATAACAGGTGGTATCGCTAGTTATAAAATGGGTGAATTAGCACGCCAATTAATTAAGAAGGGTGCTAACGTCCGTGTTGTAATGAGTAAGAGTGCTCAAGAATTTATTACACCACTGACATTACAAACTTTAACAAAACATACTGTTTTAACGGATACATTTGATGAACATGATCCAACATCGATTCAACATATTCAAATTGCTGATTGGTTGGATGTTGCTTTAGTTGCACCGGCTACGGCGAATATTATTGGTAAGATGGCTAATGGTATATCTGATGACGCTGTCTCAAGTACATTAATGGCTGTGAACAAATTGCGTGTGATCGTTCCAGCGATGAATACTAAGATGTATGAAAACCCGGCAACACAAGCAAACATTAAGCGATTAGAATCATTTGGATACTATGTTATGGAGCCGGAAACTGGCTTTCTAGCAGAAGGATATACTGGGAAAGGTCGGATGCCTTCAGTTGAAGATATTGTGGAGATGGTTGAGTACCAATATATGCGTACAAGTTTACCTCAATGGTTGCAAGGGATGAAAGTTGTAGTGACAGCAGGAGGAACTGTAGAAAGAATTGATCCTGTTCGTTACATTTCGAATGATTCTTCTGGTCAGATGGGGTATGCGATGGCGAGAGCTGCTTCATATTATGGTGCAGATGTCACTTTAATATCAACTAAGCCAAACTTAAAGGTGCCACTTAATGTTAATGCAGTCTACGTTGATTCAGCAATTGCTATGCAAGTACAAGTGAATAAGTACTTTGGTGATACTAATTATGTTGTGATGTCAGCAGCTGTAAGTGATTACCGTGTTGTTAATCAAGCGGATCAAAAGATAAAGAAAGAAGCGGGTAGTGATAATTCATTACAACTTGATTTAGCTGAGAATCCAGATATTTTAGCCACATTAGGTAAAGAAAAAGACCAACAAGTCTTAATTGGTTTTGCGGCCGAGACACAAAATCTATTCGAGTATGCTTCAGGTAAGTTGAAAAACAAAAAAGCTGATTGGATTATTGCGAATGATGTATCCGATAAGGGGATTGGTTTTAACTCATCTCACAATGAAGTGTTAGTTATTGGTGCGGATGGAACCTATGAAGAAATATCAGTGAGATCTAAACTAAAAGTAGCCTTAGAAATCTGGCGTATTGTATTGGATCCGGGTTTTACCACTGATTAG
- a CDS encoding ABC transporter permease, producing the protein MGDFKSLWQQRYSNYLKEIGKYSKLIMNDHFSIILLIILAFGALYYRDLIMQLQALDLSVIRWVIILGVVIWLSSIFQFGQPIWLTKDPDKSYLFPRGEEWHSYWLRSTVVSLVLPIVIISIGTVMIIPFLDLISVWQLSQSWVLILYMVAFKVLSFLLLYLDVFSLGFAQLIGQQLTRWHHTLLVAMVLLLTFALPTVWSMYIPLVVGFLLIIYIFWAMSKRSERWVAFDYVVEEETRREASFYKWVSIFADVPHLRPSVKRRPYLDKALMFMKKLNNNRYSYLFLRALFRNNAYSGVWIRVMLFISVLMIITNNRWMLLGMGIMSHILTFIQLVPLMTVYTNQPFQRIYPNREGSVVKAFQGTTLVIAAIQLVAYILIVCLTQPLTIQLGYIIMAWIVVAVVMIFLYVPWWYKKQTK; encoded by the coding sequence ATGGGTGACTTCAAGAGCTTATGGCAGCAGCGGTATTCAAATTATTTAAAAGAAATAGGTAAGTATTCTAAGTTAATTATGAATGATCATTTTTCAATCATTTTACTTATCATCTTAGCTTTTGGTGCTTTGTATTATCGAGACTTAATCATGCAATTACAAGCGTTGGATCTGAGTGTCATTCGTTGGGTTATTATTCTTGGTGTGGTTATATGGTTGAGTAGTATTTTCCAATTCGGACAGCCTATTTGGTTGACCAAAGACCCAGACAAAAGCTATTTATTTCCCCGAGGTGAAGAGTGGCATAGTTATTGGTTACGAAGCACAGTGGTTTCATTAGTTTTACCGATAGTAATCATTTCAATAGGAACTGTGATGATTATTCCATTTTTAGATTTAATCTCAGTGTGGCAATTGAGTCAAAGCTGGGTTCTTATTCTGTATATGGTAGCTTTTAAAGTCTTAAGTTTTCTTTTGTTATATTTGGACGTATTCAGCTTAGGCTTTGCTCAGTTGATCGGACAACAATTAACAAGGTGGCATCATACGCTACTCGTGGCAATGGTCCTATTATTAACATTCGCTTTACCTACGGTATGGAGTATGTATATTCCATTGGTTGTTGGTTTCCTTTTGATAATCTATATATTCTGGGCAATGTCAAAACGGAGTGAACGTTGGGTTGCTTTTGATTATGTGGTTGAGGAAGAGACCCGACGCGAAGCCAGTTTTTATAAGTGGGTTTCGATATTTGCGGATGTTCCTCATTTAAGACCATCGGTTAAACGTCGTCCATATCTTGATAAAGCACTTATGTTTATGAAGAAGTTAAATAATAATCGCTATTCATACTTATTCCTAAGAGCGCTGTTTAGAAACAACGCCTACAGTGGAGTGTGGATTCGAGTGATGCTGTTTATCTCAGTTTTAATGATTATAACCAATAATCGTTGGATGTTACTTGGAATGGGAATAATGAGCCACATTCTAACTTTTATACAACTTGTTCCATTAATGACAGTTTATACGAATCAACCCTTTCAACGAATTTATCCTAATCGAGAAGGTTCAGTTGTTAAGGCATTTCAAGGGACGACTTTAGTGATAGCTGCCATTCAGTTGGTTGCATATATATTAATTGTTTGCTTGACACAACCTTTAACAATCCAATTAGGTTATATTATAATGGCTTGGATTGTAGTCGCAGTTGTCATGATATTTTTATATGTTCCTTGGTGGTATAAGAAGCAAACAAAGTAA
- a CDS encoding ABC transporter ATP-binding protein — MTLQVDNLFSGYRQVPVLKDINFSIQFGDIVGLIGLNGAGKSTLLKTILGLIEPQQGTVKINGKSIIDNHKDYAKNIAYIPETPILYEELTLQEHIEMTALGYNIPVDVAMQRAEPLLKMFRLDKNLNWFPTHFSKGMKQKVMVICALITDAKILIIDEPFLGLDPIAIRDFTNLLKERAADGSAILFTTHVLSIADELCDYFLMLRAGVLIGQGDLPALREHFLMPEASLDDIYIEMTEQEEAL; from the coding sequence ATGACATTACAAGTAGATAATTTATTTAGCGGGTACAGACAAGTACCAGTATTGAAAGACATTAATTTTTCAATTCAATTTGGAGATATAGTAGGATTAATTGGTTTAAATGGAGCAGGGAAATCAACTTTATTAAAAACGATTCTTGGTTTGATTGAGCCTCAACAAGGAACAGTCAAGATAAATGGCAAATCAATTATTGATAATCATAAAGATTATGCCAAGAATATTGCTTATATTCCTGAAACGCCTATCTTATATGAAGAGTTAACGTTGCAGGAACATATTGAGATGACTGCTTTGGGCTATAATATTCCGGTGGATGTTGCTATGCAACGTGCAGAGCCATTATTAAAAATGTTTAGATTAGATAAGAACTTGAATTGGTTTCCAACGCATTTTTCAAAAGGGATGAAGCAAAAAGTAATGGTCATCTGTGCTTTAATAACAGATGCTAAAATACTTATTATTGACGAACCCTTCTTAGGTTTGGATCCAATTGCGATTCGTGACTTTACAAATCTCTTAAAAGAACGAGCAGCAGATGGCTCAGCAATTTTATTTACAACACATGTTTTAAGTATCGCTGATGAATTGTGTGATTACTTCTTGATGTTGCGTGCAGGTGTTTTAATTGGACAAGGTGACTTACCAGCTTTAAGAGAACATTTTCTTATGCCAGAAGCGTCGTTAGATGATATTTATATCGAGATGACTGAGCAAGAGGAGGCGCTCTAA